From Quercus lobata isolate SW786 chromosome 1, ValleyOak3.0 Primary Assembly, whole genome shotgun sequence, one genomic window encodes:
- the LOC115983349 gene encoding UDP-xylose transporter 1-like, which produces MGEMSSFQLGVVGALFLSVASSVSIVICNKALMSNLGFPFATTLTSWHLMVTFCTLHTAQRLNFFESKSIDTKTVMLFGILNGVSIGLLNLSLGFNSIGFYQMTKLAIIPFTVLLETLFLNKQFSRKIKFALFLLLVGVGIASVTDLQLNLVGTILSLLAIVTTCVGQILTNTIQKRLNVSSTQLLYQSAPFQAAILFVSGPLVDQFLTKQNVFAFKYSPLVLGFIVLSCLIAVSVNFSTFLVIGKTSPVTYQVLGHLKTCLILGFGYTLLHDPFTERNIIGILIAICGMGLYSFFCTQESKKKQSPDLSLVSQIKDKDATQLLGHPDKESHEAKKSTKDSVV; this is translated from the exons ATGGGAGAAATGTCGAGCTTCCAGTTGGGTGTTGTTGGCGCACTGTTCCTATCAGTGGCTTCATCTGTCTCCATTGTCATCTGCAACAAAGCTTTGATGAGCAATCTGGGCTTCCCTTTTG CTACTACACTCACTAGTTGGCATCTTATGGTGACATTCTGCACCCTTCACACGGCGCAAcgcttgaatttttttgagtCCAAGTCAATTGACACAAAGACTGTAATGCTCTTTGGCATCCTAAATGGGGTTTCAATTGGACTTCTCAACTTGAGCCTGGGTTTCAACTCCATTGGATTCTACCAG ATGACAAAACTTGCAATTATACCATTCACTGTATTATTGGAAACTCTTTTCTTGAACAAGCAATTCAG CCGGAAGATAAAGTTCGCTCTTTTCCTCTTACTAGTAGGAGTTGGCATTGCCTCTGTGACTGATCTTCAGCTCAATTTAGTTGGaacaattctctctcttttagcaATTGTAACTACCTGTGTTGGTCAAATT CTCACAAACACAATACAAAAGAGGCTCAATGTCTCTTCTACTCAGCTGCTCTACCAGTCAGCTCCATTTCAGGCTGCAATTCTTTTCGTCTCAGGCCCTCTGGTTGATCAGTTCCTCACCAAGCAAAATGTCTTTGCCTTCAAATATTCTCCTTTAGTTTTG GGATTCATCGTACTTTCATGCCTAATCGCCGTATCTGTGAACTTCAGCACGTTTCTAGTTATTGGCAAGACATCACCAGTTACATATCAAGTGCTAGGCCACCTCAAGACATGCCTCATTCTTGGCTTTGGCTATACACTACTCCATGACCCCTTCACAGAAAGAAACATTATTGGAATCCTAATAGCAATTTGCGGCATGGGACTATATTCATTCTTTTGCACCCAGGAGAGTAAAAAGAAACAATCCCCTGATCTATCATTGGTGTCTCAG ATTAAAGATAAAGATGCCACACAGCTTTTGGGTCATCCAGATAAGGAGAGTCATGAAGCTAAGAAATCAACTAAGGACTCTGTTGTTTAA